The nucleotide sequence GTTATATTCTTGGCCATCAAAACCTGAGCCTGAAAGAGATTTTAGAGAAATTGGCTGCTATGACTGGAAAAGCGGCTCCAAAAGTGACCATTCCCGTAATTGTGCCGTTAATTGTGGCCTGGATTGATGAAATGGTGTTGGGGCAGTTGGGAAAAACGCCAAGTGTGCCGGTGGATGGAGTCTTAATGTCAAAACAAAAGATGTATTACGACGCTTCCAAGGCCATCAATGAGCTAGATTTACCCCAAACTTCGGTAGATCAAGCTCTCAAAGAAGCCATTAAATGGTTTTTAGCGCATGGGTATGCTAAGTAAGTTGAAGAAGGACGAGGATTCATGAATGGCTACAATATGTATTGTTGAGTGGTCGGATGAAGATCAACTGTGACTAGCCACAATTTCAGAGTTTACAAATCTTGTTATCATGCCCTGTACCTATGGAAAAACTCGTGAAGAAGCCATTCAAAAGGGCGAAGAAGTGATTGAAATGTACTTAGACGCTTGGCGAGCAGAAGGGCAAGTCGTTCCTGAACCTAAAACACTTCATATGATGCCAACTAATTAGAACCGAAACCTGAATGTAATGCTGATTAAGGAAAGACTATCTATCTGCAAGTGTGTGAGTTTAATTATTGCACTACTATAGTGAATGCAACGGGACTGGTGACATTAAACTGCACGTACTCATGAGTAATTCTTCTACCCTGCCTCCCCTCAAGCCGCAACTGATCATTCCGACTGCTGAGTTGAAAGAACTAAATCAACGGTCAGATTGGAGAGGTAGTTTACAGCTATTAACCCATTTAATTGTGATGGTGGCCAGCGGCATTGTTTGGGGGGCACATTTGGCCTGGGCGCAGTGGTGGATTGCCTTGCCCGCTGGAGTGATCTATGGGTTTAGCCTCGCCTCGATGTTCGCCACGCTTCATGAAACCAGTCACCGAACCGCCTTTGCGAGTAATGCTGTGAATGATGCCGTGGCCTGGTTTGCTGGAATTTTATGCTTCTATAACAGCACCTTTTATCGCCGCTATCACAAATGGCATCACCGCTACACCCAACTCCCAGGCCAGGATCCGGAACTGGAAGACCCCAAACCAACCAATTGGCGGGAATATCTTTGGGAAGTGAGCGGCATTCCCTGGTGGCTGGGCAAAATTAAAGGGCATACGCAAATTGCGTTAGGAAAATTGGAAAACTGCCCGTATATCCCGGCAGAAGCCAGGCCGGAGGTGATTCGTTCAATTCGGTTCCAGCTATTGGTTTATGTCCTGTTTATTGGCATTTCTCTTGCCTTGCACCAACCTTGGTTTTTGACCTATTGGCTCATTCCCTTGGCGTTGGGACAACCAATTTTACGGGCAATTTTGTTGGCAGAACATACGGGCTGCACCTATGATGCAAACCCGCTCACTAATACCCGCACGACCTATACAATTTGGCCGATTCGCTTGCTAATGTGGAATATGCCCTACCATGCTGAACATCACCTGTATGCCTCAATTCCTTTCCATGCCTTAGCTAAAGCTCATGAGAAAATTAAAGCAAACTTAACCGAAATCGAGCCAGGGTATATCGCAGCAAATCGCAAAATTATTGATAGTTTCCAAGCGGCCCAGGCCCCCTCATGACTTAATCCATGGCTGAAACTTACACAATTCCTAACTTTGAGCTTCAATGTGGAGCGGTTTTATCTGAAGCCAACATTGTCTATCAAACCTACGGAGAATTAAACGCGGATCGTAGCAATGTGATTCTTTATCCCACCTCCTATGGCGCGCATCATTCGGATATTGACTGGTTGATTGGTCCTGATCGGATTCTTGATCCCAGCCGTTGGTTTATTGTGATTCCAAATATGTTTGGCAATGGCCTGTCGAGTTCGCCGAGTAATTGCCCAGAATGTCAACTAGCCGAATCTAACTTTTGGTTTACCCATGTTGATAATGTCCAGGCCCAGGAACAGTTATTAAGAATAGTCTTTGGAATTGAAAAATTAGCCCTAATTTATGGTTGGTCAATGGGCGCGCAACAGGCCTATCACTGGGGGGTATTGTTTCCGGATCGGGTTGAACGAATTGCAGCGTTATGTGGGACTGCTAAAACCACCGATCACAATCGCATTTTTTTAAAAAGTTTGCGCGCGGCTTTAACCGCTGACCCGGCCTGGGATGGCAGGCGATTTCAGAGGATTCCGGATCGGGGTTATCGTGCCTATGCTCAGATTTACGCGAGTTGGGCGGCCTCCCAGGCCTTTTATCGTCAAGGTTTGTATTACCAGTTAGGGTATGAGTCTTTAGAGGATTATTTAGAACGGGCCTGGGAAGCCAGTTACCGGAAACGAGACCCCCATAATCTGATTACCATGCTTGATACCTGGTTACGGTGTGATGTCAGTGATAATCCGATCTTTAAGGGGGATTATGAACAAGCCCTCAAATCCATTTCAGCAACAACTTTGGTGATGCCAGCCACAACGGATTTATATTTCACGCCTGAAGATTGTGCTGCTGAAGCCAATTTAATTCCCAATGCTGAATATTTACCGATTCCGTCAATCTGGGGGCATCGGGCCGGAAACCCTTACCAAAACCCAGAAGATGCCATCTTTATTCGTCAAGCCATCATCGAACTATTAGAGGATGATTGATGAGTTGAGTTTGGATATTCAGTGATCAAAATTGTTATAAACCAAAATGTATCTGATGCTGAACTAGCTGAGATCCTAAAAATAGATATTACTCAAGTTGTTGCCTTAATGTCCGGTAAATTAAGTGAGTTTTCTGCACCAGAATTATTTCAGTTTCTCAATGCCCTCGATCAAGATGTGAAAATTGTTGTTGGGCCGAAGTCTCAGCCTCAAGCGCGAACTTGTGTAATTGCGTCCTCATGATTACGTCCTTTGACTGGAGTTTGACCATTCCGATTGCCGAATTTTCCGAACCCAGGCCGTACCGTCCTTGCTGTCTTCCCGATCTCGCCATATCCCCAAAAAAGATTCATTCTCTAATGGCGTGGGTTGAAAACCTCCATCACTATGGGAGCTTTCATATTTGAGTTTTTAAAGCCTGGATTAAACCTAAAACTTGGGACTGAGCTTCCTGGGGAAGAGCGTTAAACTCCTTGATTAAATATTTCTCTGACATGGTGAACCCTTTCATTAAAAAGTTGAGACTGCTTGATTCCTAGAGTCATAAAATTCTGGAAATTTGCTATTGTGTCCTGTAACCAATGGCATCATGTCAAGACAACGAAGAAACTAAAGCTAACCTAAATCCGCAAATTTACCAACAAGCCTATTATGTCCCAACTCTACGAAACCGCCCGTAATCGAGGCATCCGTTATTTTCTAATTAGCTTTACGGACTTGTTTGGGGTACAACGCTCGAAATTAGTTCCCACTGCTGCTATCGATACGATGGCCACGAATGGGGCGGGATTTGCGGGATTTGCGGCCTGGTTAGATTTGACTCCGGCGGATCCAGATGTGTTAGCCATTCCCGATCTAGATACGCTGATTCAATTGCCTTGGAAACCTGAGGTGGCCTGGTTAGCCGCAGATTTAGTGACTCCCGCCTGTGAAGAAATTGCGCAAACTCCCCGTCTGGTGCTGAAGCGGGCCTTAAGGCAAGCCGCAGATTTAGGCTATCGGATTAAAACCGGGGTCGAGTGTGAGTTTTTCCTACTGTCTGCTGAGGAGTTAGCTTTATCAGATCCCAAGGATATCCAACCCAAACCCTGCTACGACCAACAGGCCCTGATGCGGCGGTTTGATGTTATTGCTGAAATTTGCGATGCCATGCTTGGCCTGGGGTGGGGCGCATACCAAAACGATCATGAAGATGCCAATGGTCAATTTGAGATGAACTGGCAATATGCAGATGCATTGGTTACGGCCGACCGTCATGCGTTCTTTAAGTTCATGGTCAAATCCATTGCCGAAAAACACGGGTTCCGGGCAACATTTATGCCAAAACCGTTTGCCCATCTGACGGGGAATGGCTGCCATACTCATCTCTCGGTTTGGGATGGAACTGGAGAACAGAATCTCTTTTTAGATGAAGCCGGCGAACTGGGCCTCTCGTCCTTGGCGTATCACTTTATCGCAGGGGTTCTCAAAAATACCCAGGCCCTCTGTGCGATCAGCAATCCGACTATCAACTCCTACAAACGGATCAATGCCCCTGTCACCACCTCTGGAGCTACTTGGTCGCCTAATTCTATTAGTTACAGCGGTAATAATCGCACCCACACCATTCGGATTCCGGATGCGGGCCGGTTTGAATTTCGTTTAGCCGATGGAGCCGCTAACCCCTATTTACTCCCTGCGGTTTTAATTGCCAGTGGATTAGAAGGAATTGAGCAAAAGCTAAACCCCGGCCCCCGCCATGACAACAACAACTACACCGATCCCCTCCCCTTAGACACTGCCCCTAAATTACCGGGTAATCTTTTGGATGCCTTGCGCAACTTAGAAACCAACCAAACCCTGAACCAGGCCTTGGGCCAACCCTTTGTCACGGCTTATCTGAAACTGAAGCATCAAGAGTGGCAGTCTTTTGGCCAGCAAGTTACCCCCTGGGAATTGGAACATAGTCTGGATGCTTGATGAACATTCGCTTTCAACTGGGAACGGTCAATCTTGAGGAAGAACCCGGCCGGGTGCTTAAGACTCGGATTATCGCCGCCCACGACCAGGCCCTTCAGCGGATCCAACCTTATCTCACACTCCGTCAAGCCCGTTTACTAGACCAAGCCGTCATTGTCAGTTTTAGTGAGCGGATGCGTAGTTGTGCCGGGCGGGCCATTGGCGGCCAGGAAATCAAACTCAACTATAGATTGTTGCGCCAAAATCCGACTGAATTAATTCCCACCTATCTGCATGAACTCGCCCATATTCTCGCTTACCGCCTGTACCAGGCCCGAGGCCATGATCCCCATTGGCAAGAACTCATGGCCTGGATTGGCCAATCTCCCCAGCGCACTCACCAAATGGATGTATCCCACCTTAAATATCAACAACGGCGATATCGCTATCTCTGTCATTGTTCTGAGCATTTCATTTCTGCCCATCGCCATACCAAAGTTTGCCGGGGAGTTACCTATAAATGTCGTCACTGTTATGGAGTTTTAAGGGCAGTCAGTTAGCAGTTTTGTGAGTTACAGCCCCTTGTATGCAACTTGAACTCGACCAGATTTGTAAGCCAGCCGGTTCTCAACTATGATCTCAATATCAATCGGTAAAGCTCAAATCAACGGAACTGCCATCCCCCCCCTGATTAGCCCCCTTCACTATCATAGAGGCCTAACATCTCCTCTCCTAGCCTGGTATATCCCCCATGACAATGACCCAAACTCGCCCCCTTGCCGATTTAGTCCGCGCCGATTTTCCGATTCTTCAGCAACAAGTTCACGGCAAACCCCTCGTCTATTTAGATAATGCTGCCACCTCCCAAA is from Synechococcus sp. PCC 6312 and encodes:
- a CDS encoding type II toxin-antitoxin system HicB family antitoxin encodes the protein MPCTYGKTREEAIQKGEEVIEMYLDAWRAEGQVVPEPKTLHMMPTN
- a CDS encoding fatty acid desaturase family protein → MSNSSTLPPLKPQLIIPTAELKELNQRSDWRGSLQLLTHLIVMVASGIVWGAHLAWAQWWIALPAGVIYGFSLASMFATLHETSHRTAFASNAVNDAVAWFAGILCFYNSTFYRRYHKWHHRYTQLPGQDPELEDPKPTNWREYLWEVSGIPWWLGKIKGHTQIALGKLENCPYIPAEARPEVIRSIRFQLLVYVLFIGISLALHQPWFLTYWLIPLALGQPILRAILLAEHTGCTYDANPLTNTRTTYTIWPIRLLMWNMPYHAEHHLYASIPFHALAKAHEKIKANLTEIEPGYIAANRKIIDSFQAAQAPS
- a CDS encoding alpha/beta fold hydrolase; its protein translation is MAETYTIPNFELQCGAVLSEANIVYQTYGELNADRSNVILYPTSYGAHHSDIDWLIGPDRILDPSRWFIVIPNMFGNGLSSSPSNCPECQLAESNFWFTHVDNVQAQEQLLRIVFGIEKLALIYGWSMGAQQAYHWGVLFPDRVERIAALCGTAKTTDHNRIFLKSLRAALTADPAWDGRRFQRIPDRGYRAYAQIYASWAASQAFYRQGLYYQLGYESLEDYLERAWEASYRKRDPHNLITMLDTWLRCDVSDNPIFKGDYEQALKSISATTLVMPATTDLYFTPEDCAAEANLIPNAEYLPIPSIWGHRAGNPYQNPEDAIFIRQAIIELLEDD
- a CDS encoding XRE family transcriptional regulator, yielding MIKIVINQNVSDAELAEILKIDITQVVALMSGKLSEFSAPELFQFLNALDQDVKIVVGPKSQPQARTCVIASS
- the glnT gene encoding type III glutamate--ammonia ligase; amino-acid sequence: MSQLYETARNRGIRYFLISFTDLFGVQRSKLVPTAAIDTMATNGAGFAGFAAWLDLTPADPDVLAIPDLDTLIQLPWKPEVAWLAADLVTPACEEIAQTPRLVLKRALRQAADLGYRIKTGVECEFFLLSAEELALSDPKDIQPKPCYDQQALMRRFDVIAEICDAMLGLGWGAYQNDHEDANGQFEMNWQYADALVTADRHAFFKFMVKSIAEKHGFRATFMPKPFAHLTGNGCHTHLSVWDGTGEQNLFLDEAGELGLSSLAYHFIAGVLKNTQALCAISNPTINSYKRINAPVTTSGATWSPNSISYSGNNRTHTIRIPDAGRFEFRLADGAANPYLLPAVLIASGLEGIEQKLNPGPRHDNNNYTDPLPLDTAPKLPGNLLDALRNLETNQTLNQALGQPFVTAYLKLKHQEWQSFGQQVTPWELEHSLDA
- a CDS encoding SprT-like domain-containing protein — encoded protein: MNIRFQLGTVNLEEEPGRVLKTRIIAAHDQALQRIQPYLTLRQARLLDQAVIVSFSERMRSCAGRAIGGQEIKLNYRLLRQNPTELIPTYLHELAHILAYRLYQARGHDPHWQELMAWIGQSPQRTHQMDVSHLKYQQRRYRYLCHCSEHFISAHRHTKVCRGVTYKCRHCYGVLRAVS